gaacagaatgaagatgtgcacatttttctaattttgcttaaatatcttttttttttttttttttattactgccattcagaagctacagaagatacttacatgtttcccagaagaaaaaaaatgttaaaataataagtcaaaaagttttcaccccctggctcttaatgcattgtgtttccttttagagcattagtgagcatttgaaccttttgtaatagttacatatgagtccctcagttgtcctcagtgtgaaacgatgggttttaaaatcatacagtcattgttggaaagggttcaaatacacaaacatgctgaaaaaccaaagaatttgtggaacctgaaagatttttctaaacAACAGAagaaaaagggactcatgaacaactatcactaaacaaaaaacacagctgtggatcattcaggtaacaacacagtattaagaatcaagtgagtgtaaacttttaaacagggtcacttttataaattACTCTATTAATTtatcttttggactatatgtaattgttgtttatgtgaaatatctttttcaggtcaatactaaataagaaaatatcatgcattttgtataatccctcttattttgataaaataattaacattttgcagattcttcagtctatgtaaacatttgacttcaactgtatatattttaaaaagcaaaattgTATAAGACAAGGTGTCAAAgtttaagcaatttttttttcttgctataTTAAATTTTGTAAGGaataagaaggaaaaaaaacccAAGAAAAATACACAGTTCATTGTTTATCTATATTTTGGCCCTTTTAAGTCACGCATAGGAATGAATGTACAAATATTTGCATGTAATAAGCAGCAGGTGGCAGTAACACATCACATTTTGTGTCATGGACGCTGTCATTAGGTTATTTTCCAAAACAGAATGCAAGACTATGAAAAATAGTCTAGATGCAGTAATCATAAAAGTATGTATATATGTAATAGAGTTTTATGACACtttttgtgacaactgttttatCAAACAGAATCATCCAGCAGATGTTATTATGACTATTGTAATTTAAAGGaaattaaaggaaaagtttacttccagaaaaaaaattaaaatacagataatatacttacccccttgtcacccaagatgttcatgtctttctttcttcggtcataaagaaattatgtttttgaggaaaacatgtcaggattttTCTCATAAAGGACTTAATTGGtgtcccgagtttgaacttccaaaatgcattttaaatgcagtttcaaacgatcccaaaactgcattttggaagttcgataTCGGgggaccattaaaaaaaaaaaaaaaaaaaaaaaagtcataaagtcttcctcaaaaaacataatttctttactactgaagaaagaaagaaatgaatatCTTGATGAAAATGGGTTGACTAcatcatctgtaattttttttttgttctggaagtgaacttctcttaaCTAATCCAAAACACTTTCCTAAACATTTGTCACTGCAAAACGATCCATTCTGGACCATAAAGTCATGATgtgcaataataaaaaaagagataatttaatataaatatttactgTAAGAATCCCTGAAATTATCTTGTGGACGAAGTCGAAGAggtaatttttgtattattaatttattgtattttacttaAAAGTCTCCATCatcttatttcttttattttgtaatgttattattatatttggtttattgtatttttaatgacACTTTTCACTGTTTATGTTTGAATAATGTTCATTTGGTCTGAATAACTGGTtgtgtggccatattggagacactcagatgtaaacaacagcatggattgtacTATTAAATAAGTTGCTTTAAgtctgctaaatcatatagagaggAACTTAGTAAGtaatagtttgacaaactaaagttaaaagggtcctattatgctttttcactttttgatttctagccagtgtgtggtgtgtatgtttgggcataaaaaacatctacaaagttacaaaccTCAACGtctactccaaagggagatatttcgtttttaaaaatcccttttcaagaactacaacgaatggctcctttggactacagcgtttgttttccagatgctatgATGCCACAATACgctccattagaatatcattcaaataaatcctgcctaCAGAAATTTGAATCGTTGGCAGGTGGGGAAGGACGAGgttggggattcgcctaactttagcaatgtagcatggacagccgcttctgggatgttTCAGAAAGCCGCAGAGTGGCTCGTATAaacgcgagcattgactaaagtgtctgcgAACTGCTCCGTTAGCCGTGCTGGAGCTGTGCTGTTGATGTGTGCGCTATAGAGAGTCGAAACGCATGAGGAGttgcggctgatgtaaacacaaacatTGACTAGAATGACAATCATCGATTGTCGCATCGAAGCtgaagatagcttcactagccttatgctggagctggtttcgggcatgtaaataattaaataaatgtgcacaataatgataatatcctGTATCGGCAATCTCGCAGGTTGGCGATAGGACAAacaatagcgtattatttactcacccttcatgcatcctaggtgtatatgacttccttctttcagacgaatacaatcagagttgtattaaaaattatcctggcactccgAAGCTTTAAAACAacatagactggtgtttctctcctTCATTCCTGCAAGTCGATCCATAGTAAAAAGTACCTCACATGGCTctgaggggtcagtaaaagcctcctttagcgatctgatgtgtttatgtaagaaaaatatccatatttaaattaatgtaagaatcactttaatctagcttgtgcagttgtacactgctttgggaaggggcctGGCAGGACTaaaacgccgtctaagctgttcgccaatcgcaacgcagtgggactgttaaccaatcacaacacatttcatttttcagacggcgggccttcatcaaacccagaaccaatcgagccatttgtgcaaGCCTGGGTAGAaaactattgtaataatgtaaattatgtggaaaaaataatgttttcgaaccaccaagcatgacagcatgttctagtgcacccccaaaacaaaataaagacccCTTTAATAGGATGTAAAGATACATacacagtattaattaagatattagcctaatatttcacctacttgactggaaatgataagaacaaacataaatgtcGTCAAGATTCTTGCCGTGGAAAccctagttcagtttggccaaccacaaaccccTTTCGttactcagacagtttttgcacacttctccttgatttgttataacttttggcagtctgtggtactccaaatgtttttcccggtctgaccgtttagtacaggccaaaatatgacaataattgaccaatttcagcagcaatagtcagcaaaatatgcactgtttacattcagtgctgccaatatggccaactGAAGACTCACTGCGAAAACACTTTATAGTACAGCAGCTTTATTTACAAGAATTAATCACATGTACAAAGTATATTAAAGTCCTGCATTAAATAATTTAACAGTTCTGATTACCACTGAATATAAACCATAATTTAAAAGTCAATAaataaaacaagcaaataaaataaacagtgcaCAATTACCTTGCGGAACCTGACCAGCTCATATATTTCTAATCACATCAATGTACTTCCCTCCGCATCTCTCCTAAACAGCCATGAAGGTGCAAGTATATGTAACATTACCTGAAGGTGCTCAGTACAATAGCTAACAATAAAAGTAGTATGTTGTGTCTAAAAGCGCATTCAAATGCAAACATCTGACTTTATGGCATAAAATAATACATATGTTAAATATTTCAATGGGCTGTATGCATGTGGTTAACAGATGTTGCCAAACGTCCCTGCAGCCGCCAACTTCACACACGCAATGCAACGTTCAAAAGGAGAAAAGCACTTTCACCATATAAGAGGCTTTTGAGAAGCCGCTCAAACATTGCGGGTCAGCTGAGATCCACCTGACGAGGCCGAATCGTGTGTTTATCACGGTGCCAGCATAGAAGCGGCCATCTTGCACGCCACGGCGGAAATGAGAGCCGCGCCCCGACCGCTCCCCTCTTCTGATTGGATGAAGGTAATCTCGCAGTGAGGAGTCATTTCCCACACCAGCTTATGGAACCGCTCCTTGAAGCTGAAAGGGGAGCaggaaaacacattttaattgTGTTGATATCACACAGTGTTATATCCTTTACTCATCTGTCTGTTTCCTCTTAATTACCCCCCTCACTTCTCTTGTTTGCCTTCCCATAATCCCTCTCTGTCTTCTTGTACTCACTGAGGGTGTAGTTTGTAGACAGAGCCATCGACTCCCACAGTGATCTTCAGTTGCTCTTGACAACGCCGTTCCCTCATTTGGTTGATGACGCCAGCGAGTCCGGCCCCGCACATGTGAGCGGCTCGAGTAGACACGCTCTCACAGACCAGACGCACAATGTCACAGTCCAGCTCCGATGGTAAGATTCCCAGTGAGCTTAGGATGTTGTAGATCTGCTTTCTGTCTCCCGTGTCactgaaattaatcaaataaaaacaaaatgatccACCGCAatgatggattctaacttctGTTTAGACGCTCTCACCCATTCTGGTCTCCATAGAAATTTGAATTAAATGAactaatactttttaaatatcaGTGAATATACAAATGTGCCCAGGGTTAAGCTGTGCGTtaagtgaaaaataaaaacaggctattgcaactttttatctcagaattgtgactttatgagTTTATGTAAATatagtttacatcacacaattctgagaaaaaaagttagaattgcatgtttatgacttaatttctcagaattgcaacttttcttgccagaattgtgagtttatttctaaaaattgtgacttttttcttgtcagaattgtgaatttatttctaattgtgacttttttgtcagaatattgagtttatttcttagaattgtgacttttttgtcagaattgagagtttatttctaagaattgtgacttttttgtcagaatattgagtttaattctttgaattgtgacttttttgtcagaattgcaagtttatttctgagaattgagtttatatcacaaacttcagactttatttctcagaattgcaacttttcttgtcagaattgagtttatttctaagaattaagTTTATCacaaattttgacttcatttttcaGTATCGCAaatttttaatcttacaattctgagaaaaaagtaaaaattgtgacttaatttctcagaattgcaactttttcgtcagaattgcgagtttatttctgagaactgagtttatatctcaaaattctgacttctcagaattgcaacttttgtcagaattgagtttatttcaaAGAATTAAGTTTATCtcaaattttgacttaatttttcagTATTGCGaatttttaatcttacaattcggagaaaaaaaaagtaaaaattgtgacttaatttctcagaattgcaacttttttgtcagtattgcgagtttatttctgagaattgagtttatatctcaaacttcagactttatttctcagaattgcaacttttcgtgtcagaattgagtttatttctaagaattaagTTTATCtcaaattttgacttaatttttcaATATTGCGaatttttaatcttacaattctgagaaaaaagtaaaaattgtgacttcatttctcagaattgcaactttttcgtcagaattgcgagtttatttctgagaactgagtttatatctcaaaattctgactttatgttttagaattgcaacttttcttgtcagaattgcgagttttttttctcagaattgtacatttatgtctcacaattctcactatgtaactcgcaattgcaagtatatACATTACACAATTCCGATTTAATTTCTCAGAAGAgcgtattttttttaatcttacaattctaagaaaaaagtcaaaattgtgagtttgtcaccaTTCTGAATTTATTGCTCAGAACTGActgtttttcagaattgcgagtttatctcttagaattgcaagtttttatctttaaattctaagaaaaaagtcaaaattgtcagtttatagctcacaattgtgactttatttctcagaactgactatctcagaattgcaagtttatatcatacaattctaagaaaaaagttagaattttgtttatatctcacaattctggttttatttctcagaattgtgacttttttgtcagaattgcgagtttatttctgagaactgagtttatatctcaaaattctgactttatgttttagaattgcaacttttcttgtcagaattgcgagttttttttctcagaattgtaaatttatgtctcacaattctcactatgtaactcgcaattgcaagtatatACATAACACAATTCCGATTTAATTTTTCAGAAGTgcgtattttttttatcttacaattctaagaaaaaagtcaaaattgtcagtttatatctcacaattgtgactttatttctcagaactgactatctcagaattgcgagtttatatcatacaattctaagaaaaaagttagaattttgtgtttatatctcacaattctggttttatttctcagaactgtgactttttggtcagaattacaagtttatttctGAGAACTGAGTttgcctcacaattctgactttgtaacttgcaactgcgagttcatAACCATGCAATTCTGAATATTCATTTCTCAGAGTTGCGAATTTTATCTTACAAATTtgaggaaaaaggtcagaattgtgagtttgtatcacacaactctgattaaaaaaataaaagagataaaaagagataaaaagtcacaattaaattAGCCTGGAAATGTAAAGCATCTTTCCACTGAGAGTCGGACGAaacttccgcgttcaggaaaaaggCAGATATTCTGATTCTCTTAACCTTGCTGAGATAGTATTATCATCATTTTATCATCTTTGGCATTTCCCTTGTAAAAAAGAATTATACTTTGGCATACTTCTAGTACTTATTACAGATTTAGATGAATATACTTAACTGTATGTTAtttgcaattaaatgaaaatgtattactccttaaattaatatcaaataagtgtatttctttaaaacatgacaaaatattagaaaacatttttaaataatattttctcttgttttcAGTATAAacgtactattttttttttaacttgataTCTTTAAGTAATAAAAGTAATATTGCTCAATAAAAGTAATTTTGCTTTTCAaacaaatgtatcttgatttaagtaacattttctcttttttaaaatcAGCAGTTCAGTCATACCTCTCAATTTGGGAGACGAAGCGAGTTTCAAAAGCTCCACGTGTTTTCAGCAGGTCTGAGGCGTCGCCGTTAAACAGCAGATTTTCATTCACCAGTTTTAGCAGCACAAGACGCACAAGCTCTCCCATATACTTTCCACCGATCAGCTTCTCGTACCTGCAGACATGAGAAAGGAATATGTAGAAATGAGATCTTTCAGATATTAGATCTTTTAAATATTACATCTCTTTTTTAACAGAAAGTAAAAGCCTAAAGATAATCATGAAATACAAATGGCCTGAAGTGACGTGGACAGAGGAGCGGCCCAGTGAGTATCTTCTAGCATacattgtaaatacccattaagCGAGCAGCTTCACTAATGATCTCCTTCCCTGGCCATTAATCCAGCCGTGTGTATTCCAGCACTGACGTGGCTGCCGTCAGTGTCTCCACATGTACAGAAAAACAACCCTCGTCGCCTGGACACCACGTAAGAGCTCCAGGTTGCCGTCTAACTAAGCTCTTCTTGAACTTAGAAGCAAGTGTGTAAGGACATCTGTGTTTTGGGTTCACACACTGAACAAACTGCTAATCATAAAGTGTCTACTCTAGTTATAGATAAAGATATTCTTCATGTATCTTCACATTTTAACAtagttgttttatatatatatgtgacatCATAACATACACTGACGTCTTATACAAATATCATGCTTTAAATATTGTACTTTTAATAGATGAGGAGTTCAAATAATGTCCCTGCAAATGTTTACAATCAAAATTATCTTTTTAGAGCAAGTATCATGTTCTGAAGTGTATCTTGTGATTCTATGTAAGCTACAAatcatatacactaccaatcaaacgtttttgaacagtaagatttttagttaaaaaaaaaaatgttttctgctcacaaagcctgcccttttttactatttaaaaaaagaaatgctttctatttgaatatatatttaaaaaggaatttattcctgtgatcaaagctacattttcagcatcattactccagtcttcagtgtcacatgatccttcagaaaatcattctaatatgttgatttgctgttcaataaacatttatcattattataaaactttgaatattattattaataattaaaactttctttgatgaatagaaagatccaaagatcagcatttatctgaaataaaaatattttgtaacattatacactataccattcaaaagcttagagtcttAAAGcttagtatttttaatttatttcattttttgagaaataaatgacagaaattaatacttttatttagcaaggatactttaaattgaccaaaagtgatgataaatacatttataatcttacaaaagatttctatttcagatgctgTTCTTCTTTCTATATcaataataaatgataataataataatattaaatgtttcttgagcagaaaatcagaatattaggactgatgtaatgatgctaaaaattcaggtttgaaatcacaggaacaaattacatgttaaaatatattccaatagaaagcagttattttaaataggaaaactatttcaaaatttcactgtttttgctgtacttcagatcaaataaatgcaggcttagtgagcagaagagatttctttaaaaaatctcactgttcaaaaacttttgactggaattgtatttaaatttttaagaagtatttatttttaattttagctcACAACTGTgctttatctgtaattttttaattaatttatttttaaattgtttttgtttccaAATTTAAACATGAATTTGATTCCAGGGTTATTAAAGTGGTCTCAGGCTTATTTGTTTAAAATTTCCAGGTCACTTACAGCTGATGTCCAGGGTTTAGTGACGTCTCGTCGATAACGCGATCATACTCCAGTCGGAAATCCTCCAGCTCACCGTTGTCCCCAAACGCTCCCCACTCTGTGTTCACACACATCCTCCCCTCCTCTCCCTCCACCAGCTCCACCTTACGCATCTCCTCCATATAACACGCATTACAGCCAGTACCTGAGAAACCAGGAGAAAATGAAAGAGAGACAACAAAAACATTACACTAAAAGCTTCAGGCATATAGCTTTATTGCCATGCTGTTTTTCCTGAATGCTTGTTCAAATATTCCATCATCCTGTTATAAAGTTTATGTTCGAGCTCTAATTATATTTGCGTGGGTCTAAGTGTGCGCAGTCACTGTCTTACCAACAATCATGCCGACTTCACAGCTGCGGTCTTCATAGTAGCAAGAGATCATGGTGGCTACTGTGTCGTTCACCATGGCAACTACATCCATTTCAAAGTCCTAAACAAAGAAATATTTAATCACTTTTATAGGATAGGTGTTCTAACCTTTCATTATAAGCTTTTAAGGTGTCTAATGTTCTGTTTTCCTTCCAAACCTTCCATGACAAGTTAGATTCAAGAACAGAATTTGTGCTGGAAATTTTTAGTATGCATACTAACCCCTCTTCTTTTAATGGCATCTCTCAGTAGACCCACAACATTATTGCCCTCAGCACCAGAGGCCTTAAAGCCTTTAGTCCAGTTAAGTAGAATGCCCTgtaataaattaaacataaaacagTATGTCTGTTTACCTAAAACTTAAAAATGagtttaaaaatcttaaaagGCTCATGTTTATTTGCATACAGACACTGACCTTGTCCAAATCCTCATGGCGGACTGGAAAAGAGAAGGTGAATCCCAGTGGAAGCTTCTTATGTTTCAGATTATGTTTGTCCAGGAAGTCAGATATGCAGCCGGCGATGTAGTCAAACAACTTTATGTAGAGAAAAGGAGCTACAATAAGATTAAATGTCAGAATTTATGTATGTACACAGTGTTTGGCCTTTTGATATCTCACCATTTCAGCTGTGCCAGTCATGGCGTCTTCAGGGATGGAGTACATGTGATGCTTCGTCTCCACCTTCCAGCCTCGCTCTTCATCCTCACCCACTTTCACCAGCATCACTCGAAAGTTTGTTCCTCCAAGATCCAGCGCCAAGAAATCACCCACCTCTGAGATGAGTCACACGAATTAGCATCAGCAACATTATGAGTCATAGGAATCCACAGCAGATTCCAGGAAAGAAAGCCCATTAGGACTTTTTGTGAAGGTCTCATGCTGTTATTTACTTAATTAAGCCTTGTAAAGGTAATTCAGCTTATTGTTTATCAACACATTATATGTTAAAAATGTATTCCTGAAAACACATTACAAAGACTGTCAACTATGTAGTACTGAATTGTGGAGTTTTAGTAAacagtttttcaccatttttgtgttcaggattttttttttttggctgggcTTAAAGGGGGGGTCCAGTGCTGTTTTGATGCATGataagttatttacactgttaaagggTTGAATactcatgctaaacatggccaaagtttcaaaaaaACTATTCAGACATAAGAGTATTTCTGTGCGAAATACACGCTTCCGGGTTTCTTACAAATTTcgggtggaactccttgtatgggcatttctaCCGAAAGAGCGCGCCTGCGCACACATCGACCACCAGAGAGAGCAAGACCACGAGCTTTGGCTGCACTGTGCACTCACCcgggaagaatgtctctaaagatGTGTGGTTTTGTTTGTAAAGCAAagataaccttgctcagcttcccgATGAACCCAGTGTTACGTGAACAGTGCATGAGGCAGTTTCTTTTTCCAGGGCAGAAACGAAGTTTTGCAAGTGTGTTGACAAACGTTTTATAAACAAAGCCCAGCTCGACGCTGGATTTGCAcatcgtttgatactgaaagatggagcggtcccagctataaaagatcccggtcataattcagaactgcagatggtaAGTGAAATGGCATCAAATGCctgtgttttgttggcaatcggTGCGCTAGTTctcgtcaatctttagctccgcccacagcGCGCCTCAAGGAGCTCGGGTGTTTTCGGAGAGAATCAAGCTTCAAAGGTTTTTATTTGTTTCTGCAACATTGAGTAATGTATCtcggacatatctcacgaatcctttcttAAACAAAGTGTAAATAGTACATTAAATGTGCAGTGTtgagagctttgttgattataatggaactttatGCGCGAcgaagtgacagcttttaatgatttttaagggagtttgtaaataagATATTggtttaatacaacagttaaataaacaagaagctaATATAaggtgacttacattgtctgactataacacaaTTGTCtggttttgctctatttcgtcgtcaaaaatggtctgaaacaagtcacaactgagccgctgcacatCTTCTTTCAAACACAGCGTTGTTTCGTTTATGAACGAAAGtgcatttttaaacgaatctagtcaATGATTccatttcccattcataaaaagTCACTTGCTTCATTCCTCAATGGATCAGCCGtgtgaacgaatcaaatgaattatatgattcagtaattaaatcagtgactgccgccacctactggcaggtttagtttcatttttaaagtattttttcaattatttaaatcatttaatatttctgtattcaaaattttatatttaaaacattagtctcaacatgaatttgatttacgccacctctgagcctcattaaacatgaaaatacacctatataagccacttttgtgttcttctgtgccacctctgtagtacaaattaattttgttaatacttaTTGATTGCAGTAATAgcacgcagcacaacgtgaccaactgcatgcacagggagcgttcctcgttggaagttacctagctgggaactaatttcaggcgctgcatgatattactgtgcctgcttcggccatgttacggcagcaaactcccttgactattacgctggaatgggagtgtagttcctaatcttatcggcctagaaaattgcagctttacattttccgccggtcttagtacacgat
Above is a genomic segment from Garra rufa chromosome 15, GarRuf1.0, whole genome shotgun sequence containing:
- the gck gene encoding hexokinase-4, whose product is MPCLTSAHKQRMPSDYESVLERILLVDQILSEFLLRKEDLEEVMRRMRREMERGLRVETHDEASVKMLPTYVRSTPEGSEVGDFLALDLGGTNFRVMLVKVGEDEERGWKVETKHHMYSIPEDAMTGTAEMLFDYIAGCISDFLDKHNLKHKKLPLGFTFSFPVRHEDLDKGILLNWTKGFKASGAEGNNVVGLLRDAIKRRGDFEMDVVAMVNDTVATMISCYYEDRSCEVGMIVGTGCNACYMEEMRKVELVEGEEGRMCVNTEWGAFGDNGELEDFRLEYDRVIDETSLNPGHQLYEKLIGGKYMGELVRLVLLKLVNENLLFNGDASDLLKTRGAFETRFVSQIESDTGDRKQIYNILSSLGILPSELDCDIVRLVCESVSTRAAHMCGAGLAGVINQMRERRCQEQLKITVGVDGSVYKLHPHFKERFHKLVWEMTPHCEITFIQSEEGSGRGAALISAVACKMAASMLAP